A genomic region of Trifolium pratense cultivar HEN17-A07 linkage group LG3, ARS_RC_1.1, whole genome shotgun sequence contains the following coding sequences:
- the LOC123916929 gene encoding F-box protein At4g22280-like, producing MTDSASEIIIPPTMTKRIKLSESEIEDRLGDLPETVILHILSFLNAKQAVETCVLSKRWKDLWKRLPKLILCSDDYGTYKIFTEFVSKVLALRDSSMALQALDFKPQNGRSHMVKRIINYAISHNVQQLGLYVNGHITEIPSKVFFCRTLTHLKLSIYPGINRETMFPKSLNLPAITNLQLEHFTFCVGDDDRAEPFSNFNRLNSLVISKCTVRGGRHTLYISNATLINLTIYDDGYNFYKINLCTPCLCTFVFTGIPYHRLSGCNASSLKHVDIDADLFSYPDDPPLFLFSWLLEFANIKSLTVSAATLQVLSLVPDLLNIKLPSLVNLKSLRVIIKPLGYGFRKRLCDVKLRKVKSKKKAARLRKAFEKGLEPSPLVPEGIVDFLLQNSPSAEVDFIDKEMLARRARSL from the exons ATGACTGATTCTGCATCTGAGATTATTATTCCGCCAACAATGACGAAGAGAATAAAGCTCAGCGAGTCTGAAATTGAAGACAGACTCGGCGATTTACCCGAAACTGTTATTCTTCACATACTCTCATTTTTGAATGCCAAACAGGCGGTTGAAACTTGCGTTCTGTCCAAAAGATGGAAGGATCTCTGGAAACGTCTTCCAAAACTTATTTTGTGTTCTGATGACTATGGAACTTATAAGATATTCACCGAATTTGTGTCTAAGGTTTTAGCTCTTCGCGATTCCTCTATGGCACTGCAGGCTCTCGATTTTAAGCCTCAAAATGGTCGGTCTCACATGGTCAAACGAATTATAAATTATGCTATTTCACACAATGTCCAACAGTTAGGACTTTATGTCAATGGTCACATTACAGAAATTCCGTCTAAAGTGTTTTTTTGTCGGACTTTAACACATCTTAAGCTTTCGATTTACCCTGGTATTAACCGTGAAACAATGTTTCCAAAATCTCTTAATTTGCCAGCAATAACCAACTTGCAACTAGAGCATTTTACATTTTGTGTTGGCGATGATGACCGTGCTGAGCCATTTTCGAACTTTAATAGGTTGAATAGTTTGGTCATTTCGAAATGTACTGTGAGAGGTGGACGACATACTCTTTACATATCAAATGCGACACTTATCAATCTTACTATATATGATGACGGATAcaacttttacaaaattaatttatgtacTCCATGTCTTTGTACATTTGTTTTTACGGGTATCCCATATCATAGACTTTCTGGGTGCAATGCTTCTTCTCTTAAGCATGTTGATATTGATGCCGATCTATTCTCATATCCTGATGACCCTCCCTTGTTTCTATTTAGCTGGCTGCTAGAGTTTgctaatataaaatcattgacaGTCTCTGCAGCTACTCTTCAG GTTCTCTCCTTAGTTCCTGATTTGTTGAATATTAAACTCCCTTCGTTGGTTAACTTGAAGTCATTGAGAGTTATTATAAAACCACTTGGATATGGATTTCGTAAGAGACTATGCGATGTCAAGTTACGTAAAGTCAAGTCAAAGAAAAAAGCTGCAAGGTTAAGAAAAGCATTTGAAAAAGGATTGGAACCATCCCCACTCGTACCTGAAGGAATAGTGGACTTCTTGCTTCAAAATTCACCCTCGGCGGAAGTTGACTTCATAGATAAAGAAATGCTAGCTCGTAGAGCGAGAAGTTTATAA
- the LOC123917608 gene encoding F-box/FBD/LRR-repeat protein At5g53840-like, protein MSISASEMILPATKKNVKLSVSENQDRLSDLPDCVILHILSFLNAKQAVQTCVLSIRYENLWKRIPVLILDSSESNFRTLKIFTEFVSNVLSHRDSSISLQTLNFKRKHGRLEPQIIRNIVDYALSHNVQQLGLCFNGNTVQTLPSMFSSQSLTHLNLSIYPSGGYHAWFPKSFNLPALTNLRLENFIFYIGDDDRAEPFSIFNRLNNLCICNCAMLHGKILCISSVTLVNLTIHSLYLNYYKIDLCTPSLCTLVFTGTPFQKLYGSNVSSLKHVDIHAEVKQYHEKSPLLLSRWLREFANIKSLTVSATTLQVLSLIPNLSQISPPSLGNLKSLKVKMEELTPGFRMTLLDAKLYNAESKNERKRLRKKFKEEGSGSLIPDGIVNFLLQNSPSAEVEFIDCTNQPPRAIDL, encoded by the exons ATGTCTATTTCCGCTTCTGAGATGATTCTTCCGGCAACGAAAAAGAATGTTAAACTCAGCGTTAGTGAAAACCAAGACAGACTCAGCGACTTACCCGATTGTGTTATCCTTCACATACTCTCGTTTTTGAACGCCAAACAAGCCGTTCAAACTTGCGTTTTATCAATAAGATATGAAAATCTCTGGAAACGTATTCCTGTTCTTATATTAGATTCTTCAGAGTCAAACTTTCGAACTCTAAAGATATTCACCGAATTCGTATCTAACGTTTTGTCTCATCGCGATTCATCGATTTCACTGCAGACTCTCAATTTTAAGCGTAAACATGGTCGCTTGGAGCCTCAGATAATTAGAAATATCGTGGATTATGCTCTTTCGCACAATGTCCAACAGTTAGGACTTTGTTTCAATGGCAACACTGTGCAAACTCTTCCCAGCATGTTTTCGTCTCAGAGTTTAACACATCTTAATCTTTCGATTTACCCTAGTGGAGGGTATCATGCATGGTTTCCAAAATCTTTCAATTTGCCGGCATTAACCAACTTGCGACTAgagaattttatattttatattggtGATGATGATAGGGCCGAGCCATTTTCGATCTTTAACCGGTTGAATAATTTGTGCATTTGCAATTGTGCAATGTTGCACGGAAAAATTCTTTGTATATCAAGTGTGACACTAGTCAATTTAACTATACATAGTCTGTATTTAAACTACTACAAAATTGATCTATGTACTCCAAGTCTTTGTACGTTAGTTTTTACCGGTACTCCTTTTCAGAAACTCTATGGCAGCAATGTTTCTTCTCTTAAGCATGTAGACATTCATGCAGAAGTAAAGCAATATCATGAGAAGTCTCCTTTACTTCTATCTAGATGGCTGCGGGAGTTTGCTAATATAAAATCGTTAACAGTCTCTGCAACTACTCTTCAG GTTCTCTCCTTAATTCCTAATCTGTCGCAGATTAGTCCACCTTCCTTGGGTAACTTGAAGTCATTGAAAGTGAAAATGGAAGAACTTACACCTGGATTTCGCATGACACTGTTGGATGCCAAGTTATACAATGCAGAGTCaaagaatgaaagaaaaagattacgtaaaaaatttaaagaagaaGGATCGGGATCACTCATACCTGATGGAATAGTGAACTTCTTGCTTCAAAATTCGCCATCAGCAGAAGTTGAATTTATAGATTGCACAAACCAACCTCCTAGAGCAATAGATTTATaa